In Streptomyces paludis, the genomic stretch CGACGGCGGGCGCGCCCGGGCATCCGGCGCCCGCCGAACTGATCGAGCGGTACGCGGCGGGCTCGGGCCGGGACACCTCGGCCATCGCCTGGTACACGGCCTTCGCCTGGTTCAAGCTCGCCGTGATCCTGGAGGGCATCCACTACCGCTACACGCTCGGGCAGACGGTGGGGGCGGGCTTCGACCGGATCGGCGATCTCGTCCCGGTCTTCATCGAGCACGGTCTGACCACCCTCAAGGAAGGCTGAGTACGCCCATGGACTTCGCATTCGACGCCCGTACCGAAGAGCTGCGAGACCGGCTGCTCGCCTTCATGGACGAGCACGTGTACCCGGCCGAGCCGGTCGCCCACGAGCAGCGCCAGGCGCTGGCCGACCCCTGGGGCACGCCCGCGATCGTGCCGGAGCTGAAGGCCGAGGCGCGCCGCCGGGGCCTGTGGAACCTCTTCCTGCCCGACGCGGAGTACGGCGCCGGGCTGACCAACCTCCAGTACGCGCCCCTCGCCGAGATCACCGGCCGCTCCCCGCACCTGGCGCCGACCGCGCTGAACTGCGCGGCGCCGGACACCGGGAACATGGAGGTGCTCGCCCAGTTCGGCTCTGAGGAGCAGCGCAAGCAGTGGCTGGAGCCGCTGCTGGCGGGCGAGATCCGGTCGGCGTTCGCCATGACCGAGCCCGAGGTGGCGTCGTCGGACGCGACGAACATCCGGACGCTGATCCGGCGCGACGGCGACGACTACGTCATCAGCGGCCGCAAGTGGTACATCTCCGGGGCCATGAACCCGGACTGCGCGGTCTTCATCGTGATGGGCAAGACCGACCCGGACGGTACGGACCCGCGCCGCCAGCAGTCGATGGTCCTGGTCCCGCGCGACACCCCCGGGGTGACGGTCCGCCGCGCGATGCGGGTGTACGGCTACGAGGACCACGCCCACGGCGGCCACGCCGAGGTGATCTTCGACGACGTACGGGTCCCCGCCGGCCATCTCGTCGGCGAGGAGGGCGGCGGCTTCGCCATCGCCCAGGCGCGGCTGGGGCCCGGCCGGATCCACCACTGCATGCGGCTGATCGGCATGGCGGAGCGGGCCATCGAGCTGATGTGCCGGCGCGCCGTGTCCCGTACGGCGTTCGGCAGGCCGATCGCCCAGCAGGGCGTCGTACAGAACTGGATCGCGGATGCCCGGGTGACGGTCGAACAGCTGCGGCTGCTGGTCCTCAAGACGGCCTGGCTGATGGACACCGTCGGCAATCGCGGCGCGCACACCGAGATCCAGGCCATCAAGATCGCGACACCGCGCGCGGTGGCCGGGATCATCGACTCGGCGGTCCAGCTGCACGGCGCGGGCGGGGTCAGCCAGGACTTCCCGCTGGCCGAACTCTGGGCCGCCGCCCGTACGTTGCGCCTCGCGGACGGGCCGGACGAGGTGCACCAGCGCTCGCTGGCGCGCCGGGAGCTGAAGAAGTACGTCTGAGGAGTACGTCTGATCCTAGAGGTACCCCGGCGCTACGGGCGCAGCGCCCGCAGCAGCAGGTCCGCGAGGTGGTCGGCGACCTGCTGCGGGGTGAGCGGGCCGTCGGGGCGGTACCAGGTGGAGAGGTGGTGGACGGAGCCGAAGTGGTAGTCCACCACCAGATCGGCGGGGGTCGCCGTGGAGAAGACGCCGGTGCGCTGGCCCTCCTCCACCAGGGCGCGGAAGCGCTCGTGGTAGCGGCGGCGCTCGGTCCGTACGCTCTGGTTCTTCTCCGGGCTCAGATGGTGCATGGAGCGGAAGAAGATCGCGGCGTCGTCCAGGTTGTCGATGGTCGTCACGACGACATCGGCCGCCGCCGCGCGCAGCCGGTCGGCCACGGGCTCGTCCGCGTCCGCGAAGGCGTCCAGACGCTCCTGCTGGAGCCTCAGGACGCGGGCGTAGACCTCCTGGAGGAGATCCTCCT encodes the following:
- a CDS encoding TetR/AcrR family transcriptional regulator → MARTTDGDGTPVPRRLLAAATRLFAERGYDRTSVQEIVEAAGVTKGALYHYFGSKEDLLQEVYARVLRLQQERLDAFADADEPVADRLRAAAADVVVTTIDNLDDAAIFFRSMHHLSPEKNQSVRTERRRYHERFRALVEEGQRTGVFSTATPADLVVDYHFGSVHHLSTWYRPDGPLTPQQVADHLADLLLRALRP
- a CDS encoding acyl-CoA dehydrogenase family protein, which codes for MDFAFDARTEELRDRLLAFMDEHVYPAEPVAHEQRQALADPWGTPAIVPELKAEARRRGLWNLFLPDAEYGAGLTNLQYAPLAEITGRSPHLAPTALNCAAPDTGNMEVLAQFGSEEQRKQWLEPLLAGEIRSAFAMTEPEVASSDATNIRTLIRRDGDDYVISGRKWYISGAMNPDCAVFIVMGKTDPDGTDPRRQQSMVLVPRDTPGVTVRRAMRVYGYEDHAHGGHAEVIFDDVRVPAGHLVGEEGGGFAIAQARLGPGRIHHCMRLIGMAERAIELMCRRAVSRTAFGRPIAQQGVVQNWIADARVTVEQLRLLVLKTAWLMDTVGNRGAHTEIQAIKIATPRAVAGIIDSAVQLHGAGGVSQDFPLAELWAAARTLRLADGPDEVHQRSLARRELKKYV